One Portunus trituberculatus isolate SZX2019 chromosome 45, ASM1759143v1, whole genome shotgun sequence DNA segment encodes these proteins:
- the LOC123519247 gene encoding uncharacterized protein LOC123519247, with translation MVFLLIFISSLLAAVTADVSYDSGPSFSHDKGDSGGGFLSEGENGRGGKGGGGGGYTNKGISCGTGRVPHVDGTCVTLQVITNLYVYRPPDVETIVAPRPSVPPPRVEHNIVFIHTPESLVNQQPVVVPPPQQKNVVYVLSKRTQQDQQVIHVPAPEQEAPEIFFVNYAEGENPSLPTGGDLQSALSKASQGSVEVVPGSVALDGEYTIPPRLYRNRSPITARVCLARPWWWERHLFTSTESRVWEGEGGWRAEDAKEKQCLPGSERLVYIRVRGPATSTLFFTMKLLVLFSATVAVAVADVGYGSGAPSGGSFTHGGGGFGGGGGGGFGGGFGGGFGGGFGGGSGGGGGSCGAGQVRHVDGSCVTPQVTRNLYVYRAPDVAPIVGPRPNVPAPRLEHNIVFIHTPESLTNQQPVVVPPPQQKNVVYLLSKRPQQDHQVIHVPAPEQEAPEIFFVNYADGENPSLPTGGDLQSALSKASQGSAGGVIGGGSGGGSGGGIGGGFGSGGGSGIGGEYTPPSPPSGTYSTP, from the exons ATGGTGTTCCTACTG ATCTTCATCTCATCGCTCCTGGCGGCCGTTACGGCAGACGTTTCCTACGACAGCGGGCCCTCCTTCTCTCATGACAAAGGAGACTCTGGTGGAGGCTTCCTGtctgaaggagaaaatgggagaggaggaaaaggaggaggaggaggaggatatactaACAAAGGAATATCTTGTGGCACTGGCCGAGTGCCTCACGTTGACGGCACCTGCGTCACGCTTCAAGTGATCACTAACCTGTATGTGTACCGCCCCCCTGACGTAGAAACCATAGTGGCGCCACGCCCTTCAGTGCCTCCTCCCCGAGTGGAGCACAACATTGTGTTCATCCACACTCCTGAGAGCCTCGTCAACCAGCAGCCCGTCGTGGTGCCTCCCCCACAGCAGAAGAACGTGGTGTACGTGCTTAGCAAGCGGACTCAGCAGGACCAGCAGGTGATCCACGTGCCGGCACCCGAGCAGGAGGCACCAGAGATCTTCTTCGTTAACTACGCCGAGGGAGAGAACCCTTCCCTGCCCACCGGCGGCGACCTGCAGTCCGCCCTCAGCAAGGCCTCGCAGGGCAGCGTCGAGGTGGTCCCTGGTAGCGTTGCCCTTGATGGCGAGTATACAATTCCGCCCAGGCTCTACCGAAACCGC TCACCAATCACGGCGCGTGTTTGCCTTGCGAGGccgtggtggtgggagaggcaCTTGTTTACCTCGACGGAATCCCGCGTGTGGGAAGGGGAGGGCGGGTGGCGGGCAGAAGACGCCAAGGAAAAGCAATGTTTGCCGGGGAGTGAGAGGCTGGTGTATATAAGGGTGCGCGGCCCAGCCACCAGCACACTCTTCTTCACCATGAAGCTTCTG GTCTTGTTCTCTGCTACCGTGGCAGTAGCCGTGGCTGATGTGGGCTACGGTAGTGGCGCACCCTCCGGTGGCAGCTTCACccatggtggtggaggatttggaggaggaggaggaggaggctttggTGGTGGCTTTGGCGGTGGCTTTGGCGGTGGCTTCggcggtggtagcggtggtggaggaggatctTGTGGCGCTGGCCAAGTGCGTCACGTTGACGGCAGCTGCGTCACGCCCCAGGTCACCCGCAACCTGTACGTCTACCGCGCCCCTGACGTGGCACCCATTGTGGGACCGCGCCCTAATGTTCCAGCACCCCGCTTGGAACACAACATTGTGTTCATCCACACTCCTGAGAGCCTCACCAACCAGCAGCCCGTCGTGGTGCCTCCCCCGCAGCAGAAGAACGTGGTGTACCTGCTGAGCAAGCGGCCTCAGCAGGACCACCAGGTGATCCACGTGCCGGCACCCGAGCAGGAGGCGCCAGAGATCTTCTTTGTCAACTACGCCGATGGAGAGAACCCGTCCCTACCCACCGGCGGCGACCTGCAGTCGGCCCTCAGCAAGGCCTCGCAGGGCAGCGCTGGAGGTGTCatcggcggcggcagcggcggcggcagcggcggcggcattggtggtggtttcggtagtggcggcggcagcggcatcGGCGGTGAATACACccccccatcccctccctcGGGCACCTACTCCACTCCCTAA
- the LOC123519603 gene encoding glycine-rich cell wall structural protein-like — protein MKLLIILASVIGAVVCETQQGYGSGAPSGGSFSHGGGGFGGGGGGGGYGSGGGGGGGGYGGGNGGGSCGAGQVRHVDGSCVTPQVTRNLYVYRAPAVAPITGPRPQVPAPRLEHNIVFIHTPEDLGGQEPVVVPPPQQKNVVYLLSKRPEQDQQVIHVPAPEQEAPEIFFVNYADGENPSLPTGGDLQSALSKALQGSAGGVIGGGGGGGIGGGIGGGIGGGIGGGIGGGIGGGIGGGIGGGYGSGGGSGSGFGGGSSGSGEYSAPAPSPSTAYSQP, from the exons ATGAAGCTCCTG ATTATCTTGGCCTCAGTGATCGGGGCGGTCGTCTGCGAGACCCAGCAGGGCTACGGCAGCGGGGCGCCCTCTGGTGGCAGCTTCTCCCACGGCGGAGGAGGTtttggcggcggcggaggaggaggaggatacggcagtggaggaggag gaggaggaggaggctatggcggtggtaatggaggaggatCTTGTGGCGCCGGCCAAGTGCGTCACGTTGACGGCAGCTGCGTCACGCCCCAGGTCACTCGCAACCTTTATGTGTACCGTGCCCCTGCCGTGGCTCCCATCACGGGACCACGCCCACAAGTGCCCGCACCACGCTTGGAGCACAACATTGTGTTCATCCACACTCCCGAGGATCTTGGTGGCCAGGAGCCCGTCGTGGTGCCGCCCCCGCAACAGAAGAACGTGGTGTACCTGCTGAGCAAGCGGCCTGAGCAGGACCAGCAGGTGATCCATGTGCCGGCGCCCGAGCAGGAGGCGCCAGAGATCTTCTTCGTCAACTACGCCGATGGAGAGAACCCGTCCCTGCCCACCGGCGGCGATCTGCAGTCCGCCCTCAGCAAGGCTTTGCAGGGCAGCGCTGGAGGTGTcatcggcggcggcggcggcggtggcatcGGCGGTGGCATTGGTGGCGGCATCGGAGGTGGCATCGGTGGCGGCATCGGAGGTGGCATCGGTGGCGGCATCGGTGGCGGCATCGGTGGTGGTtacggcagcggcggtggcagcGGCAGTGGCTTCggaggtggtagcagtggcagcggcGAATACAGCGCCCCGGCACCTTCTCCCTCCACTGCTTACTCCCAGCCATAA
- the LOC123519246 gene encoding keratin, type I cytoskeletal 9-like, producing the protein MKLLVSAYYLGLSDRDGRLRDPAGLRQRAPSGGSFSHGGGGFGGGGGGGGGLYGSGGTSGGGFGGGFGGDFGGGSSSGGGGGGGYGGGFGGGSSSGGGGGGGYGSVNGGGSCGAGQVRHVDGSCVTPQVTRNLYVYRAPAVAPVEGYRSPVPPPRVNHNIIFIHTPEDLGGQEPVVVPPPQQKNVVYLLSRRPEQDQQVIHVPAPEQQAPEIFFVNYVDGENPSLPTGGDLQSALSQASQGSAGGVIGGGGNSGIGGGYGGGNSGDGHGNGGSGGGGANGGGYGNGAITGGGFGGGFGGGSNGGGYGSGVDGSGNGGDYGSDGNSGGGFGGGSSEYTAPAPTSPPRVYYQP; encoded by the exons ATGAAGCTCCTGGTGAGTGCTT ATTATCTTGGCCTTAGTGATCGGGACGGTCGTCTGCGAGACCCAGCAGGGCTACGGCAGCGGGCGCCCTCTGGTGGCAGCTTCTCCCACGGCGGAGGAGGctttggcggcggcggtggcggtggaggaggactGTACGGCAGTGGAGGAACAAGCGGTGGAGGCTTTGGTGGTGGCTTCGGCGGTGACTTTGGAGGAGGCTCCTcttctggtggaggaggaggaggcggctaTGGTGGTGGCTTTGGAGGAGGCTCctcttctggaggaggaggaggtggaggctatGGCAGTGTTAATGGAGGAGGCTCTTGTGGCGCTGGCCAAGTGCGTCACGTTGACGGCAGCTGCGTCACGCCTCAGGTCACCCGCAACCTTTATGTATACCGCGCCCCTGCCGTGGCGCCCGTCGAGGGGTATCGTAGCCCAGTGCCCCCGCCCCGCGTGAATCACAACATTATTTTCATCCACACTCCCGAGGATCTTGGTGGCCAGGAGCCCGTCGTGGTGCCGCCCCCGCAGCAGAAGAACGTGGTGTACCTGCTGAGCAGGCGGCCTGAGCAGGACCAGCAAGTGATCCACGTACCGGCACCCGAGCAGCAGGCGCCAGAGATCTTCTTCGTCAACTACGTCGATGGAGAGAACCCGTCCCTGCCCACCGGCGGCGACCTGCAGTCTGCCCTCAGCCAGGCCTCGCAGGGCAGCGCTGGAGGTGTCATCGGCGGCGGAGGCAATAGCGGCATCGGTGGCGGTTACGGAGGCGGCAACAGTGGTGATGGTCATGGCAacggtggcagtggcggcggtggcgcgAATGGTGGCGGTTATGGAAACGGCGCTATTACCGGTGGTGGCTTTGGGGGTGGATTCGGCGGTGGCAGCAATGGTGGCGGTTATGGCAGTGGCGTGGATGGCTccggtaatggtggtgactaCGGCAGCGACGGTA